The Streptomyces camelliae genome window below encodes:
- a CDS encoding SDR family NAD(P)-dependent oxidoreductase, with the protein MTRNIVISGGGTGIGLATAQAFAADGDRVLMLGRRAEVLEKAGVPGALTYAADLSEPDQVRGVARFVAAELGTVDVLVHGAGGAGHLEPPAGSDDPLDRVAHDWTVNFRQNALTAALLTEALKSRLAEPGGRVLFVSSIAAYRGSGTGAYAAAKAGLHPYAHDLARELGPRGITVNVVAPGYVEDTEFFGDTMDEARRARLIGDTLTGRAGRPGDVVATLHWLASPGAGHVTSQVIQVNGGAERGH; encoded by the coding sequence ATGACGCGCAACATCGTGATCAGCGGGGGCGGTACGGGCATCGGGCTGGCGACCGCCCAGGCCTTCGCGGCGGACGGGGACCGGGTGCTGATGCTCGGGCGGCGGGCCGAGGTGCTGGAGAAGGCAGGGGTGCCCGGTGCGCTTACGTATGCGGCTGACCTCTCCGAGCCCGATCAGGTCCGCGGGGTGGCCCGGTTCGTGGCAGCGGAGCTGGGTACGGTCGATGTCCTGGTGCACGGCGCGGGCGGCGCCGGACATCTGGAGCCGCCGGCGGGCAGCGACGACCCCCTGGACCGCGTGGCCCATGACTGGACGGTCAACTTCAGACAGAACGCCCTGACGGCCGCGCTCCTCACCGAGGCTCTGAAGAGCCGGCTCGCCGAGCCCGGCGGACGGGTGCTGTTCGTCAGCTCCATCGCCGCCTACCGCGGTTCGGGAACCGGCGCCTACGCGGCGGCCAAGGCCGGGCTGCATCCGTACGCCCACGACCTGGCCCGGGAGCTCGGCCCGCGCGGCATCACCGTGAACGTGGTCGCGCCGGGGTATGTGGAGGACACTGAGTTCTTCGGGGACACCATGGACGAGGCCCGGCGGGCGCGGCTCATCGGTGACACGCTGACCGGCCGGGCCGGGAGACCGGGAGACGTGGTGGCGACCCTGCACTGGCTGGCCTCGCCCGGCGCCGGGCACGTCACCTCACAGGTGATCCAGGTCAACGGAGGCGCGGAGCGCGGTCACTGA
- a CDS encoding dienelactone hydrolase family protein, whose protein sequence is MNIMLFHSTYGLRPAVREAADRLRAAGHEVWTPDLFEGRTFDTVEEGMAYREEIGKDELLKRAVLAAAPYSERGLVYAGFSLGASIAQTLALGDDKARGLLLLHGTSDIAPNAQADELPVQLHVAEPDPFETDDWLSAWYLQMGRTGADVEVYRYAGAGHLYTDPELPDYDAEAAEATWRVALGFLDSLENA, encoded by the coding sequence ATGAACATCATGCTCTTTCATTCGACCTACGGCCTCAGGCCCGCGGTGCGCGAGGCCGCGGACCGGCTGCGCGCGGCGGGCCACGAGGTGTGGACGCCGGACCTCTTCGAGGGGCGCACGTTCGACACCGTCGAGGAGGGCATGGCGTACCGGGAGGAGATCGGCAAGGACGAGCTGCTGAAGCGGGCCGTGCTGGCGGCGGCGCCGTACTCCGAGCGCGGGCTCGTGTACGCGGGCTTCTCGCTCGGCGCCTCGATCGCCCAGACCCTGGCTCTCGGCGACGACAAGGCGCGCGGGCTGCTGCTCCTGCACGGCACGTCGGACATCGCGCCGAACGCGCAGGCGGACGAGCTGCCGGTGCAGCTGCACGTGGCGGAGCCGGACCCGTTCGAGACGGACGACTGGCTGAGCGCCTGGTATCTCCAGATGGGCCGGACGGGCGCGGACGTGGAGGTCTACCGGTACGCCGGCGCCGGACACCTGTACACCGACCCCGAGCTGCCGGACTACGACGCCGAGGCCGCCGAGGCCACCTGGCGGGTGGCGCTCGGCTTCCTCGACAGCCTGGAGAACGCGTAG
- a CDS encoding alkaline phosphatase D family protein — translation MTSRSRSFPAAEGLGSCSPRRRTVVKAAAASAVLAGPLAALPARAADRAPAFLHGVASGDPLPDGILLWTRITPSPEAVPGSGLGPDTEVSWVVARDKALTAVVAKGSTTATAAGDHTVKADIRGLEPATDYWFRFSAGGTDSPVARTRTAPAADAAVSGLRFGVVTCANWEAGYFTAYRHLAARSDLDAWLHLGDYIYEYKTGEYAARGTVVRPHAPAHEIITLADYRTRHGEYKTDPDLQALHLKAPVIAIWDDHEFADNAWSGGAVNHTEGAEGTWTARKAAAKQAYFEWMPVRPAVEGTTYRRLRFGKLAELSLLDLRSFRSQQASTGSGSVDDPDRTITGRAQLDWLKAGLKASDTKWRLVGNSVMIAPFVVGSLTGDLLKPLAKLLGLPQDGIGVNTDQWDGYTHDRRELLDHLRSNAIGNTVFLTGDIHMAWANDVPVDAGTYPLSPSAATEFVITSVTSDNLDDIVKVPEGTVSAVAAPLIEVANRHVHWVDTDRHGYGVLDITADRAQMDYYVLSDRTDPDATSAWERSYRTRSGTQKVERTYDPV, via the coding sequence GTGACCAGTCGATCAAGATCATTTCCGGCCGCCGAAGGCCTCGGCTCCTGCTCTCCCCGCCGCCGTACGGTCGTCAAGGCCGCGGCGGCGTCCGCTGTGCTGGCCGGCCCGCTCGCCGCCCTCCCGGCGCGCGCCGCCGACCGGGCCCCCGCCTTCCTGCACGGCGTCGCCTCCGGTGACCCCCTGCCCGACGGCATCTTGCTGTGGACCCGGATCACTCCGAGCCCGGAGGCGGTACCGGGCTCCGGGCTCGGTCCGGACACCGAGGTGAGCTGGGTCGTCGCCAGGGACAAGGCGCTGACGGCCGTCGTCGCCAAGGGATCCACCACGGCGACCGCCGCCGGCGACCACACCGTGAAGGCCGACATCCGCGGCCTGGAGCCGGCGACCGACTACTGGTTCCGCTTCTCGGCCGGCGGCACCGACTCCCCGGTCGCCCGCACCCGCACCGCCCCGGCGGCGGACGCGGCCGTGTCCGGGCTGCGGTTCGGCGTGGTCACCTGCGCCAACTGGGAGGCCGGCTACTTCACCGCCTACCGCCACCTCGCCGCCCGCAGCGACCTGGACGCCTGGCTGCACCTCGGCGACTACATCTACGAGTACAAGACCGGCGAGTACGCGGCCCGCGGCACGGTCGTCCGCCCGCACGCACCCGCCCACGAGATCATCACACTCGCCGACTACCGGACACGGCACGGCGAGTACAAGACCGATCCCGATCTGCAGGCCCTGCATCTGAAGGCGCCGGTCATCGCGATCTGGGACGACCACGAGTTCGCCGACAACGCCTGGTCGGGCGGTGCGGTCAACCACACCGAGGGCGCCGAGGGCACCTGGACCGCCCGCAAGGCGGCCGCCAAGCAGGCCTACTTCGAGTGGATGCCGGTCCGCCCCGCCGTCGAGGGCACCACCTACCGGCGGCTGCGCTTCGGCAAGCTCGCCGAGCTGTCCCTGCTGGACCTGCGCTCCTTCCGCTCTCAGCAGGCGTCCACGGGCAGCGGCTCGGTGGACGACCCGGACCGGACCATCACCGGGCGCGCCCAGCTCGACTGGCTGAAGGCAGGTCTGAAGGCCTCCGACACGAAGTGGCGGCTGGTCGGCAACTCGGTGATGATCGCCCCCTTCGTCGTCGGCTCCCTCACCGGCGACCTCCTCAAGCCGCTCGCCAAGCTGCTCGGCCTGCCGCAGGACGGCATAGGCGTCAACACCGACCAGTGGGACGGCTACACCCACGACCGCCGCGAACTCCTCGACCACCTCCGCTCGAACGCCATCGGCAACACCGTCTTCCTGACCGGTGACATCCACATGGCCTGGGCCAACGACGTGCCGGTGGACGCGGGCACCTACCCGCTGTCGCCGTCGGCGGCCACCGAGTTCGTGATCACCTCGGTGACCTCCGACAACCTCGACGACATCGTCAAGGTCCCCGAGGGCACGGTCTCCGCGGTCGCCGCGCCGCTCATCGAGGTGGCCAACCGGCACGTCCACTGGGTCGACACCGACCGGCACGGCTACGGCGTGCTGGACATCACCGCCGACCGCGCGCAGATGGACTACTACGTGCTGTCCGACCGCACCGACCCCGACGCGACCTCGGCGTGGGAGCGTTCGTACCGCACCCGCAGCGGCACCCAGAAGGTCGAGCGGACCTACGACCCCGTGTAG
- a CDS encoding DsbA family protein — translation MSKRNSQSAKTAARERLRQERERQAKRDKARRQVIVAASVVAVLAAAGGIGYAVVQANKPTGWDAAKTKPLVKPANTTGSDGTTVVIGKSTAKKTLTIYEDPRCPVCAQFEQTVGTTVKKGIDDGTFKLHYVGATFLDKNLPGVGSKNGLSALGAALNVSPEAFLEYKAAMYSTKWHPDEQDDKFKDDAYLIKIADTVPALKGNAAFQKDVKDGTFDRWALEESKIFDKDGIKGTPTLKMDGKTLTGPDHQNPPMTVADFNTALDAALKG, via the coding sequence ATGAGCAAGCGGAACAGCCAGTCGGCGAAGACGGCGGCAAGGGAGCGGCTGCGCCAGGAGCGCGAGCGGCAGGCCAAGCGCGACAAGGCCAGGCGGCAGGTCATCGTGGCCGCCTCGGTCGTGGCCGTGCTGGCCGCGGCCGGCGGCATCGGCTACGCCGTCGTCCAGGCCAACAAGCCCACCGGGTGGGACGCCGCGAAGACCAAGCCGCTCGTGAAGCCGGCCAACACCACGGGTTCGGACGGCACCACCGTCGTCATAGGCAAGAGCACCGCCAAGAAGACCCTCACCATCTACGAGGACCCGCGCTGCCCGGTCTGCGCGCAGTTCGAGCAGACGGTCGGCACAACGGTGAAGAAGGGCATCGACGACGGCACGTTCAAGCTCCACTACGTCGGTGCCACCTTCCTCGACAAGAACCTGCCGGGCGTGGGCTCCAAGAACGGGCTCAGCGCCCTGGGCGCCGCCCTCAACGTCAGCCCCGAGGCCTTCCTTGAGTACAAGGCCGCGATGTACTCGACGAAGTGGCACCCCGACGAGCAGGACGACAAGTTCAAGGACGACGCCTATCTGATCAAGATCGCCGACACGGTGCCCGCTCTGAAGGGCAACGCGGCGTTCCAGAAGGACGTGAAGGACGGCACCTTCGACCGGTGGGCGCTGGAGGAGTCCAAGATCTTCGACAAGGACGGCATCAAGGGCACCCCGACCCTGAAGATGGACGGCAAGACGCTGACAGGCCCCGACCACCAGAACCCGCCCATGACCGTGGCCGATTTCAACACGGCGCTCGACGCGGCCCTCAAGGGCTGA
- a CDS encoding DUF2252 domain-containing protein: MSVHPLDDEQRGEEILAVFDTAFGRLLAADPAAFRVKFRKMAASAFAFYRGTACLFYHDLDAEKRGGPFLDDRTSRVWIHGDLHAENFGTYMDSNGRLVFNVNDFDEAYVGPFTWDLKRFSASIALIGYAKALSDEQITELVRIYAGAYRERIHALATGAKSDEVPPFTLDTAEGPLLDALRDARSLTRFGLLESMTEIRDFERRFAPDGGSIELDAATRYKVLAAFDGYLETLPDSSLARPDSYRVKDVVGRRGIGIGSAGLPSYNILLEGHSDALENDVVIYVKQAQTPAVSRHITDPAIAGYFQHEGHRTVISQRALQAHADPWLGWTELDGAGQLVAEVSPYAVDLGWGDIDDPEEIAQVVADLGRATATMHAAADDTSGESLVPFSTERAIDAALAADEEGFAPLLVDFAHGYGARARADHQIFVDLFRNGRIPGL; encoded by the coding sequence ATGTCGGTCCACCCGCTCGACGACGAGCAGCGCGGCGAGGAGATCCTCGCCGTCTTCGACACCGCCTTCGGCCGGCTCCTGGCCGCCGACCCGGCCGCGTTCCGGGTGAAGTTCCGGAAGATGGCGGCCTCGGCGTTCGCGTTCTACCGGGGCACGGCGTGCCTCTTCTACCACGACCTGGACGCGGAGAAGCGCGGTGGTCCATTCCTGGACGACCGCACCTCGCGCGTGTGGATCCACGGCGACCTGCACGCGGAGAACTTCGGCACGTACATGGACTCCAACGGCCGCCTGGTCTTCAACGTCAACGACTTCGACGAGGCCTACGTCGGCCCGTTCACCTGGGACCTGAAGCGCTTCTCGGCGTCGATCGCGCTCATCGGGTACGCGAAGGCGCTGAGCGACGAGCAGATCACCGAGCTGGTGCGGATCTACGCGGGCGCGTACCGCGAGCGCATCCACGCCCTGGCCACGGGCGCCAAGAGCGACGAGGTGCCGCCGTTCACGCTGGACACCGCGGAGGGTCCGCTGCTGGACGCGCTGCGTGACGCCCGCTCGCTGACCCGCTTCGGGCTGCTGGAGTCGATGACGGAGATCCGCGACTTCGAGCGCCGCTTCGCGCCGGACGGCGGCTCCATCGAGCTGGACGCCGCGACCCGCTACAAGGTGCTGGCCGCCTTCGACGGCTATCTGGAGACCCTGCCGGACTCCTCGCTGGCCCGGCCCGACTCCTACCGCGTGAAGGACGTCGTCGGCCGCCGCGGCATCGGCATAGGGTCGGCCGGGCTGCCGTCGTACAACATCCTTCTGGAGGGCCACAGCGACGCCCTGGAGAACGATGTCGTGATCTACGTCAAGCAGGCCCAGACCCCGGCCGTCTCCCGGCACATCACGGATCCGGCCATCGCCGGGTACTTCCAGCACGAGGGCCACCGCACGGTGATCTCCCAGCGCGCTCTGCAGGCGCACGCCGACCCGTGGCTGGGCTGGACCGAGCTGGACGGCGCGGGCCAGCTGGTCGCCGAGGTCTCGCCGTACGCCGTCGACCTGGGCTGGGGCGACATCGACGACCCCGAGGAGATCGCGCAGGTCGTCGCCGACCTGGGCCGGGCCACGGCGACCATGCACGCGGCGGCGGACGACACCTCCGGCGAGTCCCTCGTGCCGTTCTCCACCGAGCGGGCCATCGACGCGGCCCTCGCGGCCGACGAGGAGGGCTTCGCACCGCTCCTGGTGGACTTCGCGCACGGCTACGGCGCACGCGCGCGTGCCGACCACCAGATCTTCGTCGACCTGTTCCGCAACGGCCGGATTCCGGGGCTGTAA
- the dnaE gene encoding DNA polymerase III subunit alpha: MSKPPFTHLHVHTQYSLLDGAARLKDMFNACNEMGMTHIAMSDHGNLHGAYDFFHSAKKAGITPIIGIEAYVAPESRRNKRKIQWGQPHQKRDDVSGSGGYTHKTMWAVNKTGLHNLFRLSSDAYAEGWLQKWPRMDKETIAQWSEGIVASTGCPSGEVQTRLRLGQFDEALKAAADYQDIFGKDRYFLELMDHGIDIEHRVRDGLLEIGKKLGIPPLVTNDSHYTYAHEAGAHDALLCIQTGKNLSDPDRFKFDGTGYYLKSTDEMYAIDSSDAWQEGCANTLLVAEMVDTDGMFEKRDLMPKFDIPEGYTEVTWFKEEVRRGMERRFPGGIPEDRQKQADYEMDVIISMGFPGYFLVVADFIMWAKNNGIAVGPGRGSAAGSIVAYAMGITDLDPIPHGLIFERFLNPERISMPDVDIDFDERRRVEVIRYVTEKYGADKVAMIGTYGTIKAKNAIKDSARVLGYPYAMGDRITKAMPADVLGKGIPLSGITDPSHPRYSEAGEVRGMYENEPDVKKVIDTARGVEGLVRQMGVHAAGVIMSSETITEHVPVWVRHTDGVTITQWDYPSCESLGLLKMDFLGLRNLTIMDDAVKMVKANKGIDIDLLALPLDDPQTFDLLQRGDTLGVFQFDGGPMRSLLRLMKPDNFEDISAVSALYRPGPMGMNSHTNYALRKNKQQEITPIHKELEEPLEEVLAVTYGLIVYQEQVQKAAQIIAGYSLGEADILRRVMGKKKPEELEKNFVIFQAGARKNGYSDEAIQALWDVLVPFAGYAFNKAHSAAYGLVSYWTAYLKANHPAEYMAALLTSVKDDKDKSAVYLNECRRMGIRVLPPNVNESEANFAAQGDDVILFGLSAVRNVGTNVVESIIKCRKAKGKYASFPDYLDKVEAVVCNKRTTESLIKAGAFDTMNHTRKGLMAQYEPMIDNVVAVKRKEAEGQFDLFGGMGEETSSEPGFGLDVQFTDDEWDKTYLLAQEREMLGLYVSDHPLFGLEHVLSDKADAGIAQLTGGEHADGAVVTIGGIISGLQRKMTKQGNAWAIATVEDLAGSIECMFFPATYQLVSTQLVEDAVVFVKGRLDKREDVPRLVAMELMVPDLSNAGTNAPVILTIPATRVTPPMVSRLGEILSHHKGDSEVRIKLQGPRKTTVLRLDRHRVKPDPALFGDLKVLLGPSCLAG, from the coding sequence GTGTCAAAGCCGCCCTTCACGCACCTGCACGTCCACACGCAGTACTCGCTGCTGGACGGTGCCGCGCGGCTCAAGGACATGTTCAACGCCTGCAACGAGATGGGCATGACCCACATCGCCATGTCCGACCACGGCAACCTCCACGGGGCGTACGACTTCTTCCACTCCGCGAAGAAGGCCGGGATCACCCCGATCATCGGGATCGAGGCGTATGTCGCCCCCGAGTCCCGGCGCAACAAGCGCAAGATCCAGTGGGGCCAGCCGCACCAGAAGCGCGACGACGTCTCCGGTTCCGGCGGTTACACCCACAAGACGATGTGGGCGGTGAACAAGACCGGTCTGCACAACCTCTTCCGTCTCTCCTCCGACGCCTACGCCGAGGGCTGGCTGCAGAAGTGGCCGCGCATGGACAAGGAGACCATCGCGCAGTGGTCCGAGGGCATCGTCGCCTCCACCGGCTGCCCCTCCGGCGAGGTGCAGACCCGCCTGCGCCTCGGCCAGTTCGACGAGGCACTCAAGGCCGCCGCCGACTACCAGGACATCTTCGGCAAGGACCGGTACTTCCTGGAGCTGATGGACCACGGCATCGACATCGAGCACCGGGTCCGCGACGGCCTGCTGGAGATCGGCAAGAAGCTCGGCATCCCCCCGCTGGTCACCAACGACTCGCACTACACGTACGCGCACGAGGCCGGCGCCCACGACGCCCTGCTGTGCATCCAGACCGGCAAGAACCTCTCCGACCCGGACCGCTTCAAGTTCGACGGCACCGGCTACTACCTGAAGTCCACGGACGAGATGTACGCCATCGACTCCTCGGACGCCTGGCAGGAGGGCTGCGCCAACACGCTCCTCGTCGCCGAGATGGTCGACACCGACGGCATGTTCGAGAAGCGCGACCTCATGCCCAAGTTCGACATCCCCGAGGGCTACACCGAGGTCACCTGGTTCAAGGAGGAGGTCCGCCGCGGCATGGAGCGCCGCTTCCCCGGCGGCATCCCCGAGGACCGCCAGAAGCAGGCCGACTACGAGATGGACGTCATCATCTCGATGGGCTTCCCCGGCTACTTCCTCGTCGTCGCCGACTTCATCATGTGGGCCAAGAACAACGGCATCGCGGTCGGCCCCGGCCGAGGCTCCGCGGCCGGCTCGATCGTCGCCTACGCCATGGGCATCACCGACCTCGACCCGATCCCGCACGGCCTGATCTTCGAGCGGTTCCTCAACCCCGAGCGCATCTCGATGCCCGATGTCGACATCGACTTCGACGAGCGCAGGCGCGTCGAGGTGATCCGGTACGTGACCGAGAAGTACGGCGCCGACAAGGTCGCCATGATCGGCACCTACGGCACCATCAAGGCCAAGAACGCGATCAAGGACTCCGCGCGCGTGCTGGGCTACCCGTACGCGATGGGCGACCGCATCACCAAGGCCATGCCCGCCGACGTCCTCGGCAAGGGCATCCCGCTGTCCGGCATCACCGACCCCAGCCACCCGCGCTACAGCGAGGCCGGCGAGGTCCGCGGGATGTACGAGAACGAGCCGGACGTGAAGAAGGTCATCGACACCGCGCGCGGTGTGGAGGGCCTGGTCCGGCAGATGGGCGTGCACGCCGCCGGCGTCATCATGTCCAGCGAGACCATCACCGAGCACGTCCCGGTGTGGGTGAGGCACACCGACGGCGTGACCATCACGCAGTGGGACTACCCGAGCTGTGAGTCGCTCGGCCTGCTGAAGATGGACTTCCTGGGCCTGCGCAACCTCACGATCATGGACGACGCGGTCAAGATGGTGAAGGCCAACAAGGGGATCGACATCGACCTCCTGGCCCTCCCGCTCGACGACCCGCAGACCTTCGATCTGCTCCAGCGCGGCGACACCCTCGGCGTCTTCCAGTTCGACGGCGGCCCCATGCGCTCGCTGCTGCGTCTGATGAAGCCCGACAACTTCGAAGACATCTCCGCCGTGTCGGCCCTGTACCGCCCGGGCCCGATGGGCATGAACTCCCACACGAACTACGCGCTGCGCAAGAACAAGCAGCAGGAGATCACGCCGATCCACAAGGAGCTGGAGGAGCCCCTCGAAGAGGTCCTGGCGGTCACCTACGGCCTGATCGTCTACCAGGAGCAGGTGCAGAAGGCCGCCCAGATCATCGCGGGCTACTCGCTCGGCGAGGCCGACATCCTGCGCCGCGTGATGGGCAAGAAGAAGCCGGAGGAGCTGGAGAAGAACTTCGTCATCTTCCAGGCCGGCGCCCGCAAGAACGGCTACAGCGACGAGGCCATCCAGGCCCTGTGGGACGTGCTGGTCCCCTTCGCCGGCTACGCGTTCAACAAGGCGCACTCCGCCGCGTACGGCCTGGTGTCGTACTGGACCGCCTACCTGAAGGCGAACCACCCCGCCGAGTACATGGCCGCCCTCCTCACGTCCGTCAAGGACGACAAGGACAAGTCGGCCGTCTACCTCAACGAGTGCCGCCGCATGGGCATCCGGGTGCTCCCGCCGAACGTCAACGAGTCCGAGGCCAACTTCGCCGCCCAGGGCGACGACGTGATCCTCTTCGGCCTCTCCGCCGTCCGCAACGTCGGCACCAACGTCGTCGAGTCGATCATCAAGTGCCGCAAGGCCAAGGGGAAGTACGCCTCCTTCCCCGACTACCTCGACAAGGTCGAGGCGGTGGTCTGCAACAAGCGCACCACCGAATCGCTGATCAAGGCCGGCGCCTTCGACACCATGAACCACACCCGCAAGGGCCTCATGGCGCAGTACGAGCCGATGATCGACAACGTCGTGGCGGTCAAGCGCAAGGAGGCCGAGGGGCAGTTCGACCTCTTCGGCGGCATGGGCGAGGAGACCAGCAGCGAGCCCGGCTTCGGGCTCGACGTGCAGTTCACCGACGACGAGTGGGACAAGACCTATCTGCTCGCCCAGGAGCGGGAGATGCTCGGTCTGTACGTCTCCGACCACCCGCTCTTCGGCCTGGAGCACGTACTGTCCGACAAGGCGGACGCCGGCATCGCCCAGCTGACGGGCGGCGAGCACGCCGACGGGGCCGTGGTGACGATCGGCGGCATCATCTCGGGCCTCCAGCGCAAGATGACCAAGCAGGGCAACGCCTGGGCGATCGCCACCGTCGAGGACCTCGCCGGCTCCATCGAGTGCATGTTCTTCCCGGCGACCTACCAGCTCGTCTCGACCCAACTCGTCGAGGACGCCGTGGTGTTCGTCAAGGGCCGCCTCGACAAGCGCGAGGACGTGCCCCGGCTCGTCGCCATGGAGCTGATGGTCCCGGACCTGTCCAACGCGGGCACCAACGCGCCGGTGATCCTCACCATCCCGGCCACCAGGGTCACTCCGCCCATGGTCAGCCGGCTCGGCGAGATCCTCAGCCACCACAAGGGCGACAGCGAGGTCCGGATCAAGCTCCAGGGCCCGCGCAAGACGACCGTGCTGCGCCTGGACCGGCACCGGGTCAAGCCCGACCCGGCGCTCTTCGGTGACCTGAAGGTGCTGCTCGGCCCCTCCTGCCTGGCGGGCTGA